A stretch of the Medicago truncatula cultivar Jemalong A17 chromosome 5, MtrunA17r5.0-ANR, whole genome shotgun sequence genome encodes the following:
- the LOC11409887 gene encoding probable anion transporter 4, chloroplastic, which yields MSSAIIFGGATATKPPTLPKNHRTILSNFHSPKLNLTRSPFPNKIQFPNGGSTSLRSLLRLRVSSNDAQFNSLPENNHQHQQQQLQPSFTEFITSERVKVVAMLALALALCNADRVVMSVAIVPLSVANGWTRAFSGIVQSSFLWGYLLSPIGGGMLVDNYGGKVVMAWGVALWSLATFLTPFAAETSLLALLAVRALLGLAEGVALPCMNNMVARWFPQTERARAVGISMAGFQLGCAIGLTLSPILMSQGGIFGPFVIFGLSGFLWVLVWLSATSSTPDRSPQISKYELEYILNKRQTSFPVEAKKVNVVPPFRRLLSKMPTWSLIAANAMHSWGFFVVLSWMPIYFNSVYHVDLRQAAWFSAVPWVVMAIMNYLAGFWSDMMIQSGTSVTLTRKIMQSIGFVGPGVSLIGLATARNPSVASAWLTLAFGLKSFGHSGFLVNFQEIAPQYSGVIHGMANTAGTLAAIIGTVGAGFFVELVGSFRGFLLLTSVLYFLAALFYCLYSTGERVNFDDPVG from the exons ATGTCCTCCGCCATCATTTTCGGCGGAGCAACCGCCACTAAACCACCAACATTACCCAAAAACCACCGCACCATACTCTCCAACTTCCACTCTCCCAAGCTCAACCTCACCCGTTCACCATTTCCGAATAAAATCCAATTTCCCAATGGCGGCTCTACCTCTCTCCGCTCCCTTCTCCGCCTCCGTGTTTCTTCCAACGACGCTCAGTTCAACTCACTTCCCGAAAACaaccaccaacaccaacaacaacaacttcaaccgAGTTTCACTGAGTTCATCACTTCTGAACGAGTCAAAGTGGTGGCGATGCTCGCTTTGGCTCTTGCTCTCTGTAACGCTGATCGTGTAGTTATGTCTGTTGCCATTGTTCCTTTATCTGTTGCTAATGGTTGGACTCGCGCTTTCTCTGGAATTGTTCAG TCTTCTTTTCTGTGGGGGTATTTGCTTTCACCTATAGGTGGAGGAATGTTGGTGGATAACTATGGTGGCAAAGTGGTAATGGCTTGGGGTGTGGCATTGTGGTCACTTGCTACTTTTCTTACTCCCTTCGCTGCAGAGACTTCTCTTTTGGCTTTACTTGCCGTCCGTGCTTTGCTTGGTCTGGCTGAAGGTGTGGCTCTTCCTTGCATGAATAACATGGTGGCCAG ATGGTTTCCTCAAACTGAACGGGCAAGGGCTGTTGGAATTTCGATGGCTGGATTTCAGCTTGGATGTGCGATAGGGCTCACACTTTCTCCCATTCTCATGTCGCAAGGCGGTATATTTGGCCCGTTTGTGATTTTTGGTTTGTCTGGGTTTCTTTGGGTGTTGGTCTGGTTGTCAGCGACATCAAGCACTCCTGACCGAAGTCCTCAGATATCAAAATATGAGCTGGAGTATATATTGAATAAAAGACAAACATCTTTTCCGGTGGAGGCAAAGAAAGTTAATGTCGTCCCTCCTTTCAGACGCTTACTTTCAAAGATGCCAACATGGTCTCTAATCGCTGCAAATGCCATGCATAGCTGG gggttttttgttgttctttcttGGATGCCCATATACTTCAACTCA GTATATCATGTGGATCTCAGGCAGGCAGCTTGGTTTAGTGCTGTTCCATGGGTTGTGATGGCTATCATGAACTACCTTGCTGGCTTTTGGTCAGATATGATGATACAAAGTGGTACAAGTGTTACATTGACTCGTAAGATTATGCAG TCCATTGGTTTTGTTGGTCCTGGAGTTAGCCTCATTGGTTTAGCTACTGCAAGGAACCCCTCTGTTGCTTCTGCTTGGCTAACATTAGCCTTTGGCTTGAAATCCTTTGGTCACTCTGGATTTCTCGTGAACTTTCAG GAGATCGCACCACAGTATTCTGGTGTTATACACG GAATGGCAAATACTGCTGGAACACTTGCTGCTATAATTGGAACAGTTGGAGCTGGCTTTTTTGTTGAGCTAGTTGGTTCATTCCGAGGATTTTTGTTGCTTACATCAGTCCTATATTTTCTTGCTGCCCTTTTCTACTGCCTATACTCTACAGGAGAAAGAGTAAATTTTGATGATCCTG TTGGTTGA